GCCGATGTGGTCGCCGAGAATGGCTTTGGTGACGTTACCGGAGGGCTCCATGCCGAACACGCGCATCGGCATCCCGTTGTCCATGCACAGGCTGAACGCAGTCGAGTCGACGACCTTCAGCCCCTTGACGAGGGCTTCCTGATAGGTGATCGCATCCAGCTTCTTGGCGCTGTCATTCTTCCGCGGGTCATCGTCGTAGACGCCGTCAACCCCGTTCTTGGCGACCAGCACCTCGTCCGCCTTGATCTCCAGCGCACGCTGCGCAGCGACCGTGTCGGTGGAGAAGTAGGGCAGCCCAGCGCCAGCACCGAAGATCACTACGCGCGACTTCTCAAGGTGACGCTCGGCACGCAGCGGGATGTACGGCTCGGCGACCTGCGTCATCGAGATGGCGGACTGCACGCGGACGCCGGCGCCCGCCTGCTCGAGGAAGTCCTGCAGCGCGAGAGCGTTCATTACCGTGCCGAGCATGCCCATGTAGTCAGCCCGCCCGCGGTCCATGCCGCGCTGGCTGAGTTCGGCGCCGCGGAAGAAGTTGCCTCCACCGACGACGATGGCCACCTCCACCTCGTTGGTGGCTGCGGCGATCTCCTTGGCAATGGCGCTGACGACGTCGGGATTGACGCCGAGCGACCCGCCACCGAAAGCCTCGCCGGAGAGTTTCAGCAGGACTCGTCTTCTGCGGTGTTCAGTCATAGGTCTCCCTCTCGAGGCTTGTTACAGATTAGGGGTTTGCGCATGAAAACGGGGTCCGAGACATGTGTCTCGGACCCCGTTTCACGGAATGTTAGGCGCCGACCTTGAAGCGGGCGAACCCGGTCACGGTGAGGCCTGCATCGGCGGCA
The Diaminobutyricimonas sp. LJ205 genome window above contains:
- the pyrH gene encoding UMP kinase — encoded protein: MTEHRRRRVLLKLSGEAFGGGSLGVNPDVVSAIAKEIAAATNEVEVAIVVGGGNFFRGAELSQRGMDRGRADYMGMLGTVMNALALQDFLEQAGAGVRVQSAISMTQVAEPYIPLRAERHLEKSRVVIFGAGAGLPYFSTDTVAAQRALEIKADEVLVAKNGVDGVYDDDPRKNDSAKKLDAITYQEALVKGLKVVDSTAFSLCMDNGMPMRVFGMEPSGNVTKAILGDHIGTLVSN